From one Thamnophis elegans isolate rThaEle1 chromosome 7, rThaEle1.pri, whole genome shotgun sequence genomic stretch:
- the PROSER2 gene encoding proline and serine-rich protein 2 translates to MPRNMVSDYSGMGYEIPSEVQLGNLENTHHLESGKSCPHRKHSILDEDERLKGLTHEEKDVLLFFEETMDSLDDGVEEEEGLHDSGVFCNSPKLVEENTPDHSGSEELIELVPSAPESSTEPASEETWKLDEPKLEDVEPSEEDVCLHPVSLPPTPPSPPPLPVCETYPIQPTVPHPKLLHSIPTPLLIAEKLLEQQAEGSSSSLSSLKERDPNKRRTISTSSTLCSREQVKPCAPPPTAPKPQRFPKNISFTNASEREFSKIISKAAVNVQERKAQVLANVNASALLLNELEERLQKRGLLGPSQSLPLRDLPSESTDHKPLSSLSLVEKTLARAHLIHPLKILSTTKNERPEQECGTPNDYQNTHEIMKKDPNLLPTLNKTMTVKPDVDLVDGKSAWPSISGQPQQDLILDIQRKLSTLPKSAGLHSKGVTVQFSGRGSTEEARREALRKLGLLKE, encoded by the exons ATGCCAAGAAACATGGTGTCAGACTATTCAGGAATGGGATATGAAATTCCTTCGGAGGTCCAGTTGGGAAACTTGGAAAACACACATCATCTTGAGAGTGGGAAAAGTTGCCCGCATCGAAAACACTCAATTTTG GATGAAGATGAACGGTTGAAAGGTTTAACTCACGAAGAAAAGGACGTCCTACTTTTTTTCGAAGAAACTATGGATTCTTTGGATGAcggtgtggaggaggaggaaggcttgCACGACAGTGGGGTCTTCTGCAATTCCCCAAAGCTGGTGGAGGAAAACACACCTGACCATTCCGGGTCTGAAGAGCTGATAGAATTGGTCCCATCAGCACCAGAGAGCAGCACGGAACCAG cATCAGAGGAAACTTGGAAGCTGGATGAGCCAAAGCTGGAGGATGTTGAACCATCAGAAGAAGATGTCTGTCTCCATCCAGTTTCTCTTCCGCCAACACCGCCTTCGCCACCTCCGTTGCCGGTCTGTGAGACGTATCCCATTCAGCCTACTGTACCGCATCCGAAGCTCCTTCACTCCATCCCCACACCACTTCTGATTGCCGAGAAATTGTTGGAGCAGCAGGCAGAAGGCAGTTCTTCCTCGCTTTCTTCTCTAAAGGAAAGGGACCCCAACAAGAGGAGGACCATCTCCACTTCCTCCACTCTCTGCAGTAGGGAGCAGGTCAAGCCTTGTGCCCCACCTCCAACTGCTCCCAAACCCCAGAGGTTCCCGAAAAACATCAGCTTCACCAATGCCAGCGAGCGGGAATTCAGCAAAATCATCTCCAAGGCAGCCGTCAACGTTCAAGAGCGCAAGGCTCAAGTGTTGGCCAACGTCAACGCTTCAGCCTTGCTACTAAATGAGTTGGAAGAGAGGCTGCAGAAGCGTGGACTTCTGGGTCCCAGCCAAAGCTTGCCTTTACGAGATTTACCTTCTGAGTCCACGGACCACAAACCCTTGAGTAGTTTAAGCCTGGTTGAGAAAACTCTTGCTCGGGCCCACCTCATCCATCCTCTCAAAATCCTTTCCACCACAAAGAATGAGAGGCCTGAACAAGAATGTGGTACACCAAATGACTATCAAAACACCCATGAAATCATGAAAAAGGATCCTAATTTGTTACCCACCCTGAACAAAACAATGACTGTCAAGCCAGATGTTGACCTTGTGGATGGCAAGTCTGCTTGGCCAAGTATTTCTGGACAACCCCAACAAGACCTCATCCTCGACATACAGAGAAAGTTGAGCACATTGCCCAAATCTGCAGGACTCCATTCCAAAGGTGTCACAGTACAGTTTTCCGGCCGTGGTTCGACAGAAGAAGCCCGGAGGGAGGCTCTACGAAAACTGGGACTTCTGAAAGAATAA